GGCTCCGGCGCGTGGGCGCGAGCAACCGCAACGCACCCGCAGCCCGAAGGCGAACGCACCCACGGCGCGACCGCTAGGCCGCACCCAAGGCCCGCTCACACTCCAGCACGTCCTCGCCCTCGACAACCCAGTACTCCCGCGAAGCCCGCCGGCCGGCCATGTCCGCGAAGCGGATCGCCGCCGCCCGCTGCCGCGTGGGCGTCACATCGACCACCGCCCCGCACGCCAGCGCCAGGGCGACCGCCACCAGGTCCACCCCCGTGGCCCGTTCCACCAGCCACGGAATCAGGTCCCCCGGCAGATACGGCGCGACACCGGTCACCCGCGGCCCCCGCTCGGTCAGCCGAAGGCCCACGTGCGCGACGGTGTGGGTGAGACCCAGCGCCCGTACCGCCCGTTCCACGGTCTGCCGCAGGAACCGGTTGTGCAGCAGCGCGTCATGCGCGTGGACGGAGTGCCGCAGCGGGCTCGTACGGGTGAGCGCGGTGATGCGGACCTCGTCGTCCAGGACGACGGTCTCGGCGGACACCAGCGGCCCCTCGGTGTCCTGCGGCCCCGCCGGCGCCACCCGGTGCCGAACCAGCAGGGTCCGTAGCGCCGCCGGGTCGGCGCAGGCCGCGGCCGACTCGTACGGCAGACCCGGCAGGCCCAGCCGGGCGGCGGCCCGCGCGGCCACGGCCAGGTGCTCGCGGCTCCAGGTCAGCACGCCGGCGACCGGGTGCCGGGCCGCGAACCGTGCCGCCGTCTCGGCCGTCTCCGCCTCCCGCGCCGGGTCGGCCGTGAGGTGACCGGACAGGTGCGGCCGCGCCCAGGCGGGCGCCGAGGCGTCCACCAGCACCACCGGGCGTACGGCGGCGATCCGCGCCAGCGGGAACCCGCCGTGCGCGGCCCGGCCGGTCCCGAACAGAAGGACGGGCTGCGGCATCGGCGCATCACCCTTCCTGGGAGAGGCGGGGCAGAGAATCGCCCCGGATGCCGCTCCCCCATAGACGGCACCCGGGGTGGGTCGAAAGCTTGCTCTCTGTGTCGTGATCCTCACCCGCCGCACCGTCAACTGTCAACGATTGCTGCCCTCTTGGGCAGGGAGCCTTGTCACATCTGGTCGGTGACGGAGGCGACCGGGTAGCCTCGCCGTCAGCCCAGCCACCGAACGGACGACACACCCAGGGGGGACCTCGGTGAGTGATGCCTACGCCTCGCTGGCCGAAGTCGTGGACCGGCTCGGCGAGTTGACCGGCAGACCAGGCCGGCTGCCGGAAGCCCTCGACGTGGCCGACCTGTCCCATCGCACCGGCATCCCCGTCGGCGTCGTCGTCGAACTGCTCACCGGTGGGCGGGCACCCGAGACCTGTCTGGCCGGGCGGGTGCGCCAGCGGCTGGACTTCATCCGCGAGACCCGGCGCCGCCCCGACGGCAAGCGGTACTCGCTGGACGAGCTGGCCCGGATCGCCGGCACCAGCAGGCAGTGGCTGAGCGAGTGGCGCAAGAGCGGGATGCCGGGCCTGGAGCACACCGACCGGCTGCGCCGGCACTTCTGCCTGCCCGCCGGGTTCTTCACCGCCGACGAACCGGAGGCGCTGCACGAGGCGTTGCGGCCGGTGCTCCAGGGGCTGGAGGCCGAGGCGGACCCGCTGCTGCGGCTGCGCGAGAGCGGCCTCGTCCGGCTCGCCGCCCGCGCCCCGCAGATGAACGCCCGCCAGCTGGCCACCCTCGCCGACCTCGCCGAGATGATCATCGCGGCGGAGCGGAGCGAGATCGGCTGACGTTCGGGGTGTCGCCGCCGCTGTCGCCGCCGACGGGCGGGTGCAGCGTGCGGGAGGCGATCCACCACTTGCCGTCGAACCGGCGGAAGGTGTCCTCGTAGCGACCCACCTGGAGGGGCGGCCCGGCAGGGACGGGGGCGCCTCCCTCGTATCCGTCGACGCGGTACGTCGCGAAGGACGAGGTGGCGCTCGCCGTGTCCGGGCCGGTGATCGTGACCAGCACATCGGACATCAGGTGGCAGGACAGCCCGTCGTCGGGGCGGGAGCCGAAGTACGCGCGCAGCGCCTCCCGGCCCTCGATCCGGCGCCCGTCCCCCGGCGGGGGCCACTCCCAGATGCCGTCCTCGGTGAACAGGTCGGCCACGTCGGCTGGTTCACCGAGGTCGAGGCGGCGGACGAAGTGCAGGATGACGTGCTCGCAGGCGTGCTGGGCGAGGAGTGCGTCGACGAGGTCCATGAGGCTGTGTAGCAGGCGCGCACCGCGCGAGGCGAACCGATTACACCGCTAGGTACGCCACCGGCTCGCTCCCCGGCACCGCCTCCGCCCGCCCCTGCTTCACCAGCCGGCGCACATGGGACTCGGCCTCCGAGACCGCGATGTTGCGGGAGCCGTAGGGGATCTCGGCCCAGGGGCGGTTCCACTCCATGCGCCGGGCGAGCTGCCAGGGGGTGAGCGGCTCGGCGAGCAGGGCGAGCAGACCGGCCAGGCGCTGCTCGTGGTGGTCGAGCAGCTCCCGCACCCGGCCGGGCGCGTCGGTGAAGGCGTGCTGGTGGGCGGGGAGGACCTCGGCGGGGCCGAGCCGGCCGATCCGCTCCAGGGAGTCGAGGTAGTCGCCGAGGGGGTCGGTCACGGTCGCGTCGTCGGGGTCCTCGTACAGGCCGATGTGCGGGGTGATCCGGGGCAGCAGGTGGTCGCCGCTGAACAGGCGCCCGTGGCCCGGGAGCCGGGCCGGGTGCTCCTCCTCCAGGTGCAGGCAGACGTGGCCGGGGGTGTGCCCGGGGGTCCAGATCGCGCGCAGCCGGCGGCCGGGCAGGTCGAGGAGTTCGCCGGGGACGATCTCCCGGTCCGGCAGGGCGGGGGACAAGCCGGGCGGCCTCCGGCCGCGCGCGGTGCGCAGCGGTGCCACGTGCTCCTCGGGCGCCCCGGCCGCCGACAACTTGGCGGCCATGTACGTGAACCACCGCTCGGGCCGCGTCTGCCGCGTCCGGCGCACGATCGCCGCGTCGGCCGCGTGCAGCGCCACCCAGGCACCGGAGGCCTCGCGCACCCGGCCCGACAGACCGTGGTGGTCGGGGTGGTGGTGCGTGATGACGACGCCGTACACCTCCGGCACCGCCGTACCGCAGGCGGCGAGCCCCGCCACGAGCGTGCCCCAGGAGTCCGGGTCGTCCCAGCCGGTGTCGACGAGCACCGGCCCCCGGTCGGTGTCCACGACGTACACCAGCGTGTGGCCGAGGGGGTTGTCGGGGATGGGGACCGCCACGGACCGTACGCCCCCGCCGTGATCGAACGTCTTCACCATCTGCCCTCCGTCCGATCGCCGGCACCCCGGGACCATTGCCCACTATAACTAGAACTGGTTTCAAAAGTCGCCCAAGTCGACTGATGCTGTGGGCTGGTGGCCGTAGTCTCGGTGACGGCCAGGAACAGGCCCGCTAACGGCAGTGGCGCGCCACATACGCGTCCAGCGGCTCCAGCGCGCCCCACGCCTGGTCGAAGCTGTCCGCGAAGTACGTCAGGAAGGCCGGCCCCTCTACGCTGAACCCCGTCAGTTGCTGACGGCCGGCACCGGAGAAGGACAGAAAAGTGACGGAGTCGTCCACGAGGCCGGTGTTGTGCCAGGGACAGGAGGCGGTCCAGGGCATGACGCGCGCCTCGTAGGCGTATATGTCCGTGGTCTCCTGCTGATGTTCGCGCAGCCACGTCAAGTAGGCCGTCCGAGGCGCGCCGTCGCGCTCAGGAACACCGATGATGCGCCGGACGCTGGCGCCCTCGCCGGAGTGGTCCCTGGCCCACTGCAGCACCGTGCTGAAGTACTCGGCCACTTCCGCCGCTCCCCAGTGGCCAGGCGGGTGGAGCCGGACGTGGGTGAGCCGGATCTCGCGGCGGGCCGTCCGGATCCGGTCGGCCACGGCGCGGTAGAAGGAACTCGGGTCCGGGTAGCGCACCATCTCGGCCCGCAGGGCTTCCACCGGCGCCTCGGGCCCCTCCCGCTTCAGCGTGTCCAGTTCCGTCCTGGCCTCACGCCACAGAGCTTGCCAATGGCTCCAGTCCCCGCCCAGCACGGCGACCAGGCGGCGGGTGACCATCTCGCCGGGCAGACGACGCCCGTTGAGGGCCTCGGAGACCGTCGCCGGACTGCACTGGGCCCGCGTGGCGATCGTCTTCATCTGAAGGTTGCCCGCACTGATGCGCAGCCGACGCAGCTCCGACGCGAATCGCCGCACGGGCGGCGGCGCGCCGCGCGGATGGGTGTCCATGGTTCCCCCAAGAGCCTCGCCGGGTCCGACGACCGCGATCGTCCCACTCTCTCCGGGCACCCGCCGAACTTCACCGAATCCCGTCGAAGCAGCCCGAAATCCGCCGATGCTTGGGAGAACACCGGACTCGGCCGGAATCCCTGGACCGCGTGAAGTGGTGCCTGGTCGAATGGCCGATATCGCAAGCCGAGGACAGGACGAGGAAGGTGAGCAAGCATGCCGATCGACCTCAGGTTGTCGCTCCGCCGCCACTACATGACATTTCTTGCCGTGCTCGTGACCGGGATCGTTCTGATCATGGCGGTCAACGGCACCGCGCAGTCCACGGAGCTTTACCTGCACTGCTTTCTGGGCGTGGGAGGCCTGATTGCCGGCTACGCGCTCGCACCGCCCGAGCCCTCCCGCCCGGGCGATCCGGATCAGCGGCCCGGCGTGACGGAGAGCGAGGCCTGAGGCGTGTCCGGCGGATCGCGTGACGGGGCCGTGCGGTGTCGTTTCGGTCGGGACCAGCGGGCCGACCGACAACGTCGTGAAAGGCGCGGCCAGGAAGTCGTCTTCGCGACCGCCGGCGCCTGTGCCGAGCGTGAACCGGCCGCCGGACATGCGGTCGAGAGTCGCGGTCTGGTCGGTCGAGCCTCGGCAACGTCCGTCCAGCACACGCAGACACCGGCCGGGGCACCCAGGCCATCGAACGCGCCCTGCGCTCGCGGCGCGGCCACCCGGGTGGTTCTGCGCGGAGCGCCCACGCCCGCGTTCGGCCTCGCGATTCCTCGACCACACAGGGAACTTGGGCCTGCCGCCGGGCTGATGCCCGTGCTCGTTGATCAGACGATCCGGCGTGCCGACGAGCAGATATAGGAAATTTGCGCATTAACCTCTCGTCACCTCATGACGTGGCGGATCGCGTTCGCGTCCGTTTCAACACCCGGAGAAGACATGCGCAAGCCTCGCAAAACCGTTGTCGTGGCCGTCCTCCTCGGCACCGTCGGCTTCCTCGGCGCCGGCACCGCTTACGCCCACGGGCACGCGGACGGGCACAAACACGGACAGGGCCACGGGCGCGAGCATCGCGGTCAAGAGAACCAGACGGTCCGCATCAGCCAGAGCACCTCATGCACGACGACCGAAGAGAACGTCGACGTACAGGGCGAGTCCGGGTTCGAGAACGGCCGGAAGGGCAACCTCAACGGCAAGGGCTCACCTGGCACGCAGAACACCAACGTCGGCTCAAGCCTGGGGTGCAACAACACCATCATTTTCGGCAGGTAGCTCACACGGGTCTCGGCGCCCGGTGTTCCCCGCTCGATCTGGTGCCTGATCACCGGGAAATCGCTGGTCAGGGGCATTCACGTCTCGTCCGTGGACTCCTGTGACCAGAACTGATATCAGTTCTGAAACAGCGTCAGAAACATGCGGTGCGGCGGGAGGCAGTCGGCCATGACCGAGCTCGTGGAACACGGACAGCTGTTCATCGGCGGGGAGTTGACCGATCCCCTGGGCAAGGACGTCATCGAGGTGATCTCCCCGCACACCGAGGAGGTCATCGGACGGGTGCCGCACGCCTCGCGCGGGGACGTCGACCGGGCGGTGGCCCTCGCGCGCCGCGCCTTCGACGAAGGGCCGTGGCCGCGCGCCACGCCAAAGGAGCGGATCGAGGTCGTCACCCGCATCAAGGACGGCATCGCCGCCCGGCACGAGGAGATCGCCCGGGTGATCTCCGCCCAGAACGGCTCCCCGTACTCCTGGAGCGTCCTCGCCCAGGCGCTCGGCGCGATGATGGTGTGGGACGCGGCGATCAGGGTCGCCCGGGACTACCCGTACGAGGAGCGCAGGGACGGCGTGCTCGGCCCGATCCTCGTCCGCCGTGAGCCGGTCGGCGTGGTCGCCGCCGTGGTCCCCTGGAACGTCCCGCAGTTCGTCGCCGCCGCCAAGCTCGCGCCCGCGCTGCTGGCCGGCTGCACGGTCGTACTGAAGCCGTCCCCGGAGTCCCCGCTGGACGCGTACCTGCTCGGTGAGATCGCGAGGGAGGCCGGCCTCCCGGACGGCGTCCTGTCCATCCTCCCGGCCGACCGCGAGGTCAGCGAGTACCTGGTCGGCCACCCCGGCGTCGACAAGGTCTCCTTCACCGGCTCGGTCCCGGCCGGCAAGCGTGTGATGGAGGTCGCCGCCCGCAATCTCACCCGGGTGACCCTGGAGCTGGGCGGCAAGTCGGCGGCGCTGGTGCTGCCGGACGCGGACCTCCAGGCGGCCGTGTCGGGCATCGTCCCGGCGGCCTGGATGAACAACGGGCAGGCGTGTGTGGCCCAGACCCGCATCCTCGTCCCGCGCGCCCGCTACGACGAGTTCGCCGACGCCTTCGCCCAGGCCGCGAGCGCGCTGAAGGTCGGCGACCCGCTGGACCCGGCGACCCAGGTCGGCCCCCTGGTCGCCCGCCGCCAGCAGCAGCGCAACCTCGACTACATCCGCATCGGCCAGGAGGAGGGCGCCAAGATCCTCACCGGCGGCGGCCGGCCGGCGGGCCTGGAGAGGGGCTGGTACGTCGACCCGACCCTCTTCGGCGACGTCGACAACTCCATGCGGATCGCCCGCGAGGAGATCTTCGGCCCGGTCATCTGCCTGCTGCCGTACGGTGACGAGGCCGAGGCCGTGAAGATCGCCAACGACTCGGACTACGGCCTGTCCGGCAGCGTCTGGACGGCCGACGTCGAGCACGGCAT
Above is a genomic segment from Streptomyces fodineus containing:
- a CDS encoding aldehyde dehydrogenase, with product MTELVEHGQLFIGGELTDPLGKDVIEVISPHTEEVIGRVPHASRGDVDRAVALARRAFDEGPWPRATPKERIEVVTRIKDGIAARHEEIARVISAQNGSPYSWSVLAQALGAMMVWDAAIRVARDYPYEERRDGVLGPILVRREPVGVVAAVVPWNVPQFVAAAKLAPALLAGCTVVLKPSPESPLDAYLLGEIAREAGLPDGVLSILPADREVSEYLVGHPGVDKVSFTGSVPAGKRVMEVAARNLTRVTLELGGKSAALVLPDADLQAAVSGIVPAAWMNNGQACVAQTRILVPRARYDEFADAFAQAASALKVGDPLDPATQVGPLVARRQQQRNLDYIRIGQEEGAKILTGGGRPAGLERGWYVDPTLFGDVDNSMRIAREEIFGPVICLLPYGDEAEAVKIANDSDYGLSGSVWTADVEHGIEVARQVRTGTYSVNTFSLDMLGPFGGYKNSGLGREFGPEGYGAYLEHKMIHLPAGA
- a CDS encoding nuclear transport factor 2 family protein; this encodes MDLVDALLAQHACEHVILHFVRRLDLGEPADVADLFTEDGIWEWPPPGDGRRIEGREALRAYFGSRPDDGLSCHLMSDVLVTITGPDTASATSSFATYRVDGYEGGAPVPAGPPLQVGRYEDTFRRFDGKWWIASRTLHPPVGGDSGGDTPNVSRSRSAPPR
- a CDS encoding transcriptional regulator gives rise to the protein MSDAYASLAEVVDRLGELTGRPGRLPEALDVADLSHRTGIPVGVVVELLTGGRAPETCLAGRVRQRLDFIRETRRRPDGKRYSLDELARIAGTSRQWLSEWRKSGMPGLEHTDRLRRHFCLPAGFFTADEPEALHEALRPVLQGLEAEADPLLRLRESGLVRLAARAPQMNARQLATLADLAEMIIAAERSEIG
- a CDS encoding MBL fold metallo-hydrolase; protein product: MVKTFDHGGGVRSVAVPIPDNPLGHTLVYVVDTDRGPVLVDTGWDDPDSWGTLVAGLAACGTAVPEVYGVVITHHHPDHHGLSGRVREASGAWVALHAADAAIVRRTRQTRPERWFTYMAAKLSAAGAPEEHVAPLRTARGRRPPGLSPALPDREIVPGELLDLPGRRLRAIWTPGHTPGHVCLHLEEEHPARLPGHGRLFSGDHLLPRITPHIGLYEDPDDATVTDPLGDYLDSLERIGRLGPAEVLPAHQHAFTDAPGRVRELLDHHEQRLAGLLALLAEPLTPWQLARRMEWNRPWAEIPYGSRNIAVSEAESHVRRLVKQGRAEAVPGSEPVAYLAV
- a CDS encoding helix-turn-helix domain-containing protein; this encodes MPGESGTIAVVGPGEALGGTMDTHPRGAPPPVRRFASELRRLRISAGNLQMKTIATRAQCSPATVSEALNGRRLPGEMVTRRLVAVLGGDWSHWQALWREARTELDTLKREGPEAPVEALRAEMVRYPDPSSFYRAVADRIRTARREIRLTHVRLHPPGHWGAAEVAEYFSTVLQWARDHSGEGASVRRIIGVPERDGAPRTAYLTWLREHQQETTDIYAYEARVMPWTASCPWHNTGLVDDSVTFLSFSGAGRQQLTGFSVEGPAFLTYFADSFDQAWGALEPLDAYVARHCR